From Salarias fasciatus chromosome 8, fSalaFa1.1, whole genome shotgun sequence:
GTTCCCACCGAGACCATGTTTGAACTCTTTGATCCCCACCAGAATTTCAGCACGGCGTCTTTCACCTACACCTGGGACTTGGGCAACGGGTGAGAACTCCTTTCATGGAATATTAAAGACAGACTTCTGAATattttatgccttttttttttaatcctgcaGAGAGGTGATCCAGGGAACCGAGCCGTTCGTCCGCTACCATTACTCTGAATCTGGAAACTACACTCTGCAGCTGAAAGTCGGCGTGAATGTGACTAAATACACTCCTCCGATCACCGGGGTCTACTCCATGGACGTCCAGGTGCTCGGTCAGTGGCTTTGAACTGTGTTTTTCATGCTAATATTTACAGACGCTTCACTGGCCCCATTGGGGAGATAAGTTTTACCATTTAACCCTCCCAGTGACAGAAGCGGGGCCTGCTGGggtcactgacctctagtgGTAAAACTTCCAAACAGCAGCACTAACAGAATAATCAGGAATAAAGGAGATttaacaaacatttcaaatgggAGACACCTAACAAGTAAAGTAatcttttttattgtgtttggaAACCAACGGTTGTTTAAGACgatttttttaatctggaaaAACATTAAAGTCCAGCATGAATAATTGGTTTCAGTGGAATGGTTGGGATTCCAACATGTTTCTGAAGTATTCATGACCCATAGAGCCATTTTCAAGCTGTAGATAATGCTGTTTCAATaaaatgagagaagaaaatcTTAAAGTGAGCATTCTTCCATGGAGTGTCACAGGTGCAATCGAgatatattttattaaatttttcgCTTTTTTCTGAATTTCTACTTTTTTCCTAGGATTTTCCTGCTTTAGAATTTCTTTCAGCCTCTTTAGCTATTTATAGCTACTTTATTTGTTAATGGTTGGAGTAGTTTTAGCTGTTTGAACCTTcctgttctttttcctttttcttttcctaaAGCGACGTGTTTGTTGACACAAAATGTTCTGAATGCTTCATTTACCCGCTGCAGACCTTCTGGGATAACCAGActcttctgctctgctctgaaaaGTCCTGTCATAGAGTGGACCTCTGGTctctttaacccccccccccccccctcgctgtcCAGCTGTGTCTCAGCTGGTTGAACTAACTGAAAGCTGCACTGACTTCCCAGATGCCATCAGGCACATCGAGCTGAAGGGGCCGTCCGACTACGAGATGTCTCAGAACACCAGTCTGGCTTTCCACGTGGACGGGAGGTAGAGTGAACAATGCAGAGTTTAACCGGTCACCCGATCGTCTGTCGTGCACGGAGCGCTGACGGGTGCGAATATCTGCTGCAGCCCTCCCATGTGGGTGTGCTGGCGCTTCCTCCGGGACTGCAAGGCCGACCCGAGGCAGGGCTGCACGCTGACCGTGCTGTACGAGAACACCCTGCGGCTCAACCACACCTTCACCTCGGCCGGCGTGCACTGCCTGGACATCAGCGTGCGCAACGACGTGAGCAAGCTGCAGACCTCCTTCAGCCTCTTCGTCCGGAGGAGCAGTGAGTCGCCGACACGCAGGGCCGGAGGCCGCacatcactgcttcctgttgtgtgttaaaaactttcatttttagaaGGGGAACGAGGCTTCAAGAGAATtcatcaaaataaagaaaaacattaaaaaagcatTAGAAAGCCATTAGTCAGACTGAGACAAACTGGAGGCTTTGGCTCTTCTCTT
This genomic window contains:
- the tmem130 gene encoding transmembrane protein 130, with the protein product MDREQAAWSVMVLLLVPLGGAQTTTPLTELENIAGKLVFYQTEGNATLVRDTGELASDVPTETMFELFDPHQNFSTASFTYTWDLGNGEVIQGTEPFVRYHYSESGNYTLQLKVGVNVTKYTPPITGVYSMDVQVLDAIRHIELKGPSDYEMSQNTSLAFHVDGSPPMWVCWRFLRDCKADPRQGCTLTVLYENTLRLNHTFTSAGVHCLDISVRNDVSKLQTSFSLFVRRSNNVHMFFMLSCAAILVATFSFIAVIACRPRRHSKAQPASFSDAVFMKTREEDDQGAIRLTFPALERGEKAPLLLQYGPQYCS